Genomic window (Prosthecochloris aestuarii DSM 271):
AATTGTTGTGTTGTGCGCTCCGCTTCCATTGTCGAAGCTCATGCGCCAGTAAGGACGCCAGACGAGGGTCACTCTGTGTACATCGATATCCGTTCTTCTTGGCGAAAGCTCTTCACTGACCAGTTCCTGTTCGACATTTTCCCACCGGCTGGTAATCTGCTTCACCTCGCTTTCCATTGCTGATTGCAGATCGCGGATCTCTTCCTCCAAAAGGGCAATTTCCTCATGAGACTCCTCGATATCTGCTTTTGCTTTAGCGGTCATTCGTCGTCTGTTCAGCGCTCCAGACACCCCTCTCGTACTGCGTCGTCCCATGAAGAAACCAAGGACCGTTTCTCCGATGCCGATCAGTTCTGAGTTGCGGCGGTTCTGATGTTCCATTTCGTCTTCAGCCAGTTCCCGCTCTTCTTTACGAAGCTTGTCCTGAAGCCGATGGATCTGTTTGGCATACTTTTCCTCAAGCTTGTCAACCTGCTGGTCGCGACGTTCTCTGGCGGCCTGCTGGAGGCGGATCAGGAAATTCCTTTGCGTTTCATCCGGATGCTGAAAGATATCGAGATCGGGATGGACGTTGATCTGTTGTTTTGCCGAGTAATAGAGCATATCGGCAAGTTTTTTCTGCATTCCCGACATCTCTCTCGATGAATTGACAGATTGCGGGACAGCCCCGAAAAAGGGACCTTCTTCGGGTTCGAAAACTCCCGGTTCGCCCTCAAGGCGGTGCTCGTCAAGCGGGATGGAATCGGCGTCATTCCAGTCCGGCGCATCGTCTGCTGCGTGGAGGGGAAGCAGAAGGCGAGTGCGTGTTTTTTCCTGAATGCCTCGTTTTTTATCGAAAAAATGGACATCTGCATCGCCAAGCAGAGCCGGTTCATAGAGGAGTACGGCATCGATATGCTGCAGGCCGCCCCGGTGTTCTTCATTGACAGCGGCAACAGCTTCATCGCGACTGATGCGAACCGGGAGGAAAAGCGGCCGCAACGATGCTCCAAGAACAGGGGCTGAAGCACTGTAGCCTGCAGGAGGTTCATGCGACGCCAAAGCGGCCTTGGCAGACCTGGACGGTAGAGACGTTGATGGCCCTGGTGCTCTTTTCGGTGAAGCCTCTCTTCCGGCCTCATCCATGAGTCTGCGAACCTGCGGTCTTGTCAGAGGGCCCCGGAGGTAGCTCATAGCCCAGCGGGTATGAAAAATAACCGGCTTGTCCTCGTGGATGTTATGCATCAGGAAGACTCTGCTCCCGAGCCCGGTAATAAGCGCGTCATAATCGACGGCATCGCCATTGCCGCCTGCCTGGGAGATGGCGTTTTTCAATCCTTCAAGAACCCTTGCTTTATCCCGCTCGGCCTGCAGTTTTCCAATGAACCAGGTTCCCGTGTTTGTCAGCGCTTTATAGTCGACATCGACAGGGTTCTGGGTCACCAGAACACAGCCAAGACCGAATGCTCTTGCCTGTTTGAGCATGGTCATCAGCGGACGTTTCGAAGATGGTTCGGAAACGGGAGGGAGAAAACCGAATACCTCGTCGAAATACAGCAGTGCCCTGAGACTTGTCGTCCCCGACTGCGCTCGCATCCATGTCAGCATGTTTTCCAGAAGCAGGGTCACGAAAAACATTCGCTCGCTCTCGTTGAGATGGGCCAGATAAAAAATGCTCTGACGGGGTTTTCCCTCAGCGCTATACATCAGCGTGTCGATGTCGAGCGATTCCCCTTCCAGCCATCCCTGGAAACCTGGAGAGGCAAGCAGGTTGTTAAATGCCAGAGCCATATCGAAACGCTCTTTCTCAGGAAAGAATGTATCGGTGTCGAAGACGCCGATCTGTCGAAGAGGAGGGGTCTGAATAGAGAGAATCAGCCGCTGAAGGTCGATATCTTCACCTTGTCGCCAGAAATGATCGAAAATCGCAGCAAGAAGGATAGCCTCCCGGCTGCGGATTCGGTCAGCCTTGATTCCGGTCAGGCCGAGCAGTGCGCTGACAGTTCCGGTTATCCTTTCGCGTATAGCTTCTCCATGTTCTTCAAAGGAGAGTTTTGGTGACTTCAGGCTTCCCAGAATACTGATCGGGACACCGGCATCGGAACCGGGTGTGTAGATCGTCAACCCGGAGGACTCTTTCAGCATCTGGATTCTTTCAGGCCCGATGCCCCAGTCAGCAAGACCGTTTCGCCATGTTTCAGCCGTATCGGCGGCATATTCCTGCCTGCTCATGCCTTTTCTTCGCGCATCGTCTTCATTGATCCATGGCTCGAAATCTTCGGGTTTCATATCGGGAAACTGCAACAGCAGATTGGTGATATCCCCTTTAGGATCGATCATGATCGTCGGAATATGGTCCAGCGCAGCCTCTTCGAGAAGTCCGATGCAGAGTCCGGTTTTTCCACTTCCTGTCATGCCGACGCAGAGAGCATGCGTTGTCAGATCGCGAGCGTCGTAATGAACAGGTTGTTCAAGGCGCTTTCCGGTTTCGGGGTTATATTCAGCCCCGAGGTAAAATGAACCAAGACGTTCCTGATCAAGCTTCATCAATTCTCCTTTGTTTAATTTCCTCTGCATCAGCCCGGCCGATCGCCTGGTAAACGCTCCTCCAGTGATTCTTTTTTCATCGCCGCATTGGATGCCAGGGAGTTGTATACTATTTTTTGGTGGATTCAGGCTGAAACATTGAAAAATATCGGCATATTTTTTTCTTCATTCAAATCGATCGGCACTCATGGAACCATTGCTAACTATCGAGCATCTCTGGTTTTCCTTCAGCCCGACAGGCGCGCCATTGTTCGAAGAGCTCGATCTGCGTGTCGAAACCGGAGATTTTGTTCTTCTCAGGGGCGTGTCCGGAAGCGGTAAATCGACCCTGCTTCGCCTGATCTGTCGGTTGCAGCCCTTCTCGAAAGGGCGTATTTTGTTTAAAGGAGTGCCTGTCGATGCATTGAAGCCACCCGAACTGCGACGTCAGGTCTTGTATGTCGCCCAGATCCCCTCAATGATCGATGACACTGTGAAGGCCAATCTGCTTTTTCCTTTTTCCTTTTCAGTCAACAGCGACAAGCAAGCCCCTGATGATCATGAGTTAATCAGGATGCTCTCGGATTTCTATCTTCAGGATATTACTCTTCAGCAGCCTGCGCTCAATCTCTCTGTCGGGCAGCAGCAGCGGGTGGCATTGATGCGGGCGCTCCTGCAGCAGCCGGAAATACTTCTGCTGGACGAACCCACCTCAGCCCTTGATGCCGATAGCGCTGCCATGGTATTCAGTATTATTGAGACGTTGAACCGGGAGAAAGGGATGACGATCATCTGTGTGACGCACAGCGATTACAGGCCTGAAACGGTTGAACCTGCTCTGTATATTCTCAAGAACCGCACATTTCATCGTTTATGAACAATCTGCCTGTCGAGATCAGCTTCTGGCAGCTGCTGCTGGGCCTCGTTTTTATCTTTATCGCCCAGATAACCTCATTACTGTACCATCTGGGATTGAATCGCGATATTACCGTAGGAACGATCCGTACCTTTGCCCAGCTCTTTTTGATGGGGTATGTTCTCACCTTTATTTTTCAGCTTGAAAACGTATGGCTGACACTGTTGGTATTCAGTATCATGGTTATTTCAGCATCGTTTATCGTCAAGGGACGGGTCAGGGAGAAACGTATTCCATACCTTTTGCCGACTATTCTGACGATGTTTATCAGCTATTTCGCAACGGCTTTTTTCGTATCGGGTATCATTATCGGAGTCGATCCCTGGTGGGAGCCCCGCTATTTTCTGCCATTTGGGGGTATGGTCATCGGTAATTCGATGTCTGCTCTTGCTATTGCCATTGAACGTCTCTTCAGTGAGATGCGTCAGCAGAAAAACATGATCGAAGCCCGCCTTTGCCTGGGAGCGAACTACAAGGAAGCGAGCGCTGAGATGTTGAGAAACGCAATCTCAGCAGGTATGATCCCGTCGATCAATGCGATGATGGGCGTCGGTCTTGTGTTTATACCCGGAATGATGGCGGGTCAGGTTCTTGCAGGGGCGGACCCTTTACAGGCAGTCCGTTATCAGATTGTCATTATGCTGATGCTTGTCGGATCGACAGCGATGACGTCCTTTATTACGATTCGCATTATCCGTAAACGGTGTTTTGGAAGGGGAGAGGAACTACTGCTTTCTTTGTCCCGCTAACGATAGTTGTTTTGAGGCCAGAAGGACCCCGATGCCTGCGGCCATCATGGCAAGGCAGAGCAACTGCCCCATTGAAAACTGCATGAACACGAATCCGAGATGAGCGTCCGGTTCACGATAGAATTCAATGAAAAATCGCACAAAGCCGTAACCGAAAAGGTAAATCCCTGAGAGAAAGCCCGGGTATGGAGATTGTTTGCGAATCGTCCACAGAATGACGAAGAGTACGATTCCTTCGAAAAAGGCTTCATAAAGCTGAGATGGGTGACGGAGCGCAAAGCCCGGGGCTGAAGGAAAATACATGCCAATAGCGGCATCGGTCACTCTTCCATAGAGCTCTCCATTGATGAAGTTTCCTATTCTGCCAAAGGTATAGCCAAGCGGCAGGGCCGTGATAAACAGGTCGATGGTTTTCAGAAACGGCACCTTGCGATTGCGGGTGAACAGCATAAGCGCGATGATGACCCCGATAGCCCCGCCATGATAGGACATACCTGCAATTCCCGAAAAACTGCATCCGCCGGAAAAGGAAACGGGAATGATCGAGCCGAGCGGATTGGCAATGAATTCAGGAAAGCTGTAGAAGAGAAGGTAGCCGATCCTTCCGCCGAGAAGGACTCCGACCATCGCCCATGTCAGAGCGTCGCCGACAAAGGCTGGAGAGTAGGGAAGCTGTTCATTTTTTATGCGGTACCGGGTGAGGATATAGACCACCGCGAATGCGAGGATATACATCATTCCATACCAGCGGACGGGAAAACCGCCTACGGTAAAAATAATCGGGTCCATCCCGGAAGGAAGATTTTGCCACCATGAAAGCATAGTTTCCTGCCAAAAAATGAAAAAAAGAGCATTCTACACCTGTTATTGGTGCTTAAATGCTTGATATAGGGCTCAATATAGTTATATTTTAGCTTTGCGCTTTTTTAATGTGGTTGTTTTCACATTTTTAACAAAAAATATCGATTCAGAATGGCAAAAATACTTGAAGGGTCGGCAATGAAGTTTTTCAACAAGTGGGGCATTCCGGTGCCAAACTATGTTGTTGTCATGGACCCGAACAGACTGGCTCAGCTGGGCGAGGCCAACAAGTGGCTTAGAGAATCAAAACTTGTTGTCAAAGCTCATGAGGCCATCGGTGGCAGATTCAAGCTCGGGCTTGTAAAACTCGGGCTCAACCTCGAAGAAGCTGTCGAAGCATCCAGAGAGATGATCGGAAGGAAGATCGGTACTGCCGAAATCCGCCAGGTTATTGTGGCCGAAATGCTTGACCATGATGAAGAGTACTATGTTTCAATAGCAGGCAATCCTGATGGAGCGGAGCTTCTGCTTTCATCCAAAGGCGGCGTTGATATTGAAGATAACTGGGATACCGTCCAGAGAATTCACATTCCTATCGATGAAACTCCATCGCTTGAAGCGTTGACCGACCTTGCGACAAAAGCCGGGTTCGGTGATCAGGAGATTGCTGAGCGGGTCGCAAAAATTGCATCGAGACTTATTCTTTGTTATGATAATGAAGATGCGCAGTCAATCGAAATCAATCCGCTTGTTATCCGCAAGAGCGATATGCGTTTCGCTGCCCTTGACGCGGTTATGAATGTCGACTGGGACGCACGTTTCCGCCATCCTGACTGGGATTTCAAACCTGTTTCCGAGATTGGTCGTCCGTTTACAGAAGCTGAGCAGCAGATCATGGATATCGACTCCAGAATCAAAGGTTCTGTGAAGTTTGTCGAGGTTCCGGGTGGCGAAGTTGCTCTTCTCACCGCTGGCGGCGGCGCTTCGGTGTTCTATGCCGATGCTGTTGTGGCTCGTGGAGGTTCGATTGCCAACTACGCTGAATATTCCGGTGCTCCTCCCGACTGGGCAGTTGAGGCGCTGACCGAAACCCTTTGCCAGCTCCCCAATATCAAGCATATCATTGTTGGCGGCGCTATTGCTAACTTTACCGATGTGAAAGCTACGTTTGGCGGTATTATCAACGGCCTGCGTGAGAGCAAGGCAAACGGCTATCTTGATGGAGTCAAAATCTGGGTTCGCCGTGGCGGCCCGAATGAAAGCGAAGGTCTTGCCGCTATCAGCAAACTCAAGGATGAAGGTTTTGACATCCATGTTTACGATAGAAATATTCCTATGACCGATATTGTTGATATGGCTATGAACGTCTGATCACTCTATCGCTTATAACAAGACAGTATCGATAAACTATAAAATCAAAGTATAACCGTGAGCATTGTTATTAATAAAGAAACTCGTGCGGTAATCATTGGCGGTGCAGCTGGTCTGAGTGCTGCAAAGAAAATGGCCGAGTTCGATTTCCTTGTGAAGCGTCCTCTTACCGTGCAGGCATTTGTCTATCCTCCTGAAGAGGGTCAGCAGAAAGAGATCTTTCTCGGTGGCGAACTCAAGAACGTCAAAGTCTATTCAGCTCTTGAGAAAGCACTTGAAGAGAACCCTCAGATCAATACCGCATTGATCTATCTCGGTGCTTCCCGCGCTACGCAGGCTACCATGGAAGCACTCGAATCGAAAAACATTCAGCTTGTTTCCGTTATTACTGAAGGCGTGCCTGAAAAAGATGCCAAAAAACTTCGCATCGTCGCAGAGAAAAAAGGCAAAACGCTTAATGGTCCTTCTTCTATCGGCATCATGTCTGCCGGCCAGTGCCGTCTTGGCGTGATCGGTGGTGAGTTTAAAAATCTTAAACTCTGCAACCTCTACCGTCCCGGCTCGTTTGGCGTCATTACCAAATCCGGCGGACTGTCGAACGAAGCGATGTGGCTTTGCGCTCAGAATGGTAACGGCATTACCTCAGCCGTAGCTATCGGCGGCGATGCCTATCCCGGCACCGACTTTGTCAATTATCTTGAAATGTTCGACAAAGATCCGGAAACAAAAGCGGTTGTCATGATCGGTGAAGTCGGCGGCACTCTTGAAGAAGAGGCAGCCGAGTGGCTCGGAAAAGAACCGCGCAGCATTCGTCTGATCGCAGCAATCGGCGGAACCTGTCAGGAAGTGCTTCCGCAGGGGATGAAATTCGGTCATGCCGGCGCAAAAGAAGGCAAAAAGGGAACCGGTTCAGCCCGCTCAAAAATCAATGCGCTTCGTGAAGCAGGAGCTATCGTTCCCGATACCTTCGGTGGACTGAGCAAGGCTATTAAACAGGTCTACGAAGAACTTCTTGCTGACGGCTCTATCGCTCCCGAGCAGCCGCTCGACGATGCTCTTCTGCCGGAGCTGCCTCCGAAAGTACAGAAGGTTATCAAAGAGGGCGAGGTGATCGTTGATCCGCTTATTCGCACCACGATCTCCGATGACCGTGGCGAAGAGCCTCGTTACAGAGGTTATGCCGCTTCTCAGCTCTGCGAAAAAGGTTATGGCATCGAAGATGTGATAGGCCTGCTCTGGAACAAGAAGCTTCCGACCCGCGAGGAGTCAGAAATTGTCAAACGTATCATCATGATTTCCGCGGATCACGGTCCGGCAGTGTCAGGTGCGTATGGCACTATTCTTGGCGCATGTGCAGGAATTGACATGCCGCAGGCCGTATCGGCAGGTATGACTATGATCGGCCCACGTTTCGGTGGCGCGGTTACCAATGCTGGTAAATACTTCCAGATGGGCGTTAAGGACTTCCCGAACGACATTCCTGGCTTTCTGGCCTGGATGAAGAAAAATGTCGGTCCGGTTCCAGGTATCGGCCATCGTGTCAAGAGCCTCAGAAATCCTGATCAGCGAGTCAAGTACCTGGTCTCTTACGTCAAGAATGAAACATCTCTTCGTACCCCTTGCCTCGACTTTGCTCTTGAAGTAGAAAAAGTCACAAGCGCGAAAAAGGATAACCTTATTCTGAATGTTGACGGAACCATGGGTGCAATTTTGATGGATCTTGGTTTCCCGATTCACTCGCTCAATGGTTTCTTCGTGCTCGCACGGACGATCGGCATGATCGGCCACTGGATTGATCAGAACGAGCAGAACTCGCGTCTGATCAGGCTCTACGACTACCTCATTAACTACGCTGTAGAAGACGAGAGGGAAGTGCCAGAGAAGAAGTAATCGCTTTATTTACAAAGCGTTATAGTAATAAAAGGCCCTGTGAAACGTGAGTTTCACAGGGCCTTTTATCATTTCGGTCACAATATTTCCCTCTTGATGCAACGTGTCTGCCCTAAGGAACAGTAATATAAAAGTGATACATTGTGAGAGAAAGGGAAGTTCGCTCAATTCGAATGTCAAAGCATGGAGGTGATCATGGATCTTCGATATAATCCTGAACTGATGGTTATTGGTGATTCCCTGGCTCAGGGATGTCGATCTCTCAGTGTCTCTCAGGAGTTTTGTTGGCAATCCTATGGGGCACGCATCAGCAGCACGTTGGGCTGGCCGTTTGTTGCTCCGGATCATCCACGTCCTGTATGTTTTGATGCTGAAGCGCTGATTCGAAAATCGGGCTTGATTGTTGATTTATTAAGTGCTTTTATTATAATAAGTAAACTTAAAAAGACAGTTAAAAAAAACTTGAAGTCCTGGCAAAAGGATCTTGCTCGGGGAGAACCGCTTTCAAAGCATCTCTGCTTCGATAACATCGGTATTGCCGGAACAAAAATTCCCGATCTGATGCAACGCAGTGCAGCATCATCCATTGCTGAAGCAGAATCGAGGCTGAGTGATAAGGATCTTGATGAATGCAGCATTGCCGATATTGCCTCGCTGGCAGCTTCGCTTCACATTCCCTTCAACGCAGCGTTTACGCTCAATCCGTCCATGAAAAAGAAATATGCTTCATGGAGCCCGATGGACTGGGTTGAACAACGCCGCCCGAAACGATTGATTGTGCAGACCGGTCATAACCACGGGCTTTTTAATGTTGGTTTTTCAGCATCGCGATCGTTGATTTCCTATGCATCTCTCGATGGCGCAGACGAACTGGCACTGAGGCTTGCAAAGCTTCCTGAGGAGACCGGTGAGATCTACTGGATGCTTTTGCCAAAAGTGAGTGCGGTGGCAAATCTGATCGCTAAAGGCTCGTTGAACGATGGATATGGCGAAGAATACCGTTCTGCATTCAATCCATCGGCAGCGCAACCGCTCGCAGGCACCGAACTGGCTGCGATTGACCGTTCCATTCAGGACACCAATGAAGCCATCATGCGTCGTTTTCGGGAAATTTTTGAATCAGTGCAGCCAGGAAACGCAAAACGTCTCTGGTTTATCGACACCTACGAACTACTGACAAAATATGACTATAAAAACACCGGTATAGAGGAAAAAATCATTCATGCGGGAAAGCAGAGAATCAATAACCGGCGGCTTGACGGCAAATCATCCTATATAGGACGTCCCAACATGGACACCAGAAAAAGAAAGCGCGGGGGCAAACTTATTGATGGCGGCTTTCAGAGTGCCGACGGGATGCATCCAAGTGGTGTAGGGTATGCGGTTTTTGCATCCGATATCATGCATTTCATGGGTATGCCTCATGACCGGCAGAAGCTTCTTGTCAAAGCCTTCAAGGAAGATCGTCTGCTTGACCGTTATCCGTTACAGCTCGATTCAATTTTCTCGATCATTGATCTCTTACAGAAGTTCGAAAAAGATCCACAGCAGGAACCGTCACTGAAACTCCAGGAAAAAGAGTCGATGGAACTCAATGAATTTATCGGTTTCATGAAACAGTCGCTGCAGATCGAGTGATCTGAACCTGTTCTCGTTGCCGGAGTATCTGCAATTTTATAGCACAGGTCCTCTTCATCAGTCACTGGGGAACAAAACTCCGGACGAGGTCTACCAAAGCGCCATAGGAAGCGGAGCACGCATCGTCGACAAGTTCTCTCAGAAGCGTGTCTCTGAAGAGTCGTCGGAGGCTACAGAGCCGCAACAGGAGGCGGGATAAACAACCGTATGGTTACCACCTTAAATTCGACCTTCTTTTGTCTGGTCGATAGGATCCACTTCAGTCTCGACAAACGATCGTTTGTTGAGACACATGAGCAGGGGCCCGCAAAGCCCCTGTTTTTCGTTGAATTGTGTCTTATAAAAGCGTTGCAGGTATCTATATTTCAGATATCCGTAAAATCAGAGGTATTTGATAATGACTTACCAAAACAGAGAAGCCGGCCGCCTGATCGGGTACGCCCGGGTCTCCACCGGTGGTCAGGAACTCCATTCACAGATCGACGCGCTGAAAAAAGCAGGTGTCCCGGAAAAACTCATCTTCATCGATAAAGCGAGCGGAGCAAAATCAGAACGTCCGGGTCTCGACAGCTGCATGCAGGAACTGCAGGCAGGGGACACCCTGGTGATCTGGAGACTGGACCGGCTCGGCAGATCCCTGAAGCACCTCATCGAGACCGTCGAGGGACTGATGGAAAGGGGAGTAGGATTCCGTTCGATCAGCGATGGAGGCATTGATACCACGACGGCTTCCGGTGAAATGGTGTTCAACATCTTCGCCACCTTGGCGCAATTCGAGCGCAGGTTGATCCAGGAGCGGACCCAGGCTGGATTGAAAGCTGCCCGGGCAAGAGGAAGAAGGGGCGGACGGCCGAAGATTTCAGCGAACGATCCGAAGGTCAAGATGGCGAAGAAGCTGAGTAAGAACTATAACATCAGCATCGGGGAGATCTGCAATACGCTGAAGATTTCGCGGGCAACGTATTACAGGTTTCTGAAGATTGGGTAGTGGTGATGGAGTTGTACGCCGACATATGGGGAATCTTAATATCCAATTACAGATGTTTTTCTGGTGTTGACAACGCTAACCCGTATTGCAACGATGCTTGGGAAGAAGTATTGCATCGAGCTTTAGGGATGATGCTTGCTGTCGCGGGTATCGTTTTTTCGGGAAAAACACTTTGTGTTTAGAGTACTACTCTTTACCTTGAGAAAGAGGTCGTCCTGTAAGCTGTTATGATAGAACAATAACCATGCCTCCAGATACGGAAACAGGAACACAATCCGGTGTAACTTCCCGGGAGGGACAGCACGATTCTCCGAAACTTCTGGAGTCATTGTGTCAAGCCTTGAATGTTCGGCACTACAGCAACAGGACAGCAGATACATATTGCGCCTGGACCAGGCGTTTTGTTCATTTTCATAACCTCCGGCATTCAAGAGAGATGAGAGAAGTGGCGATGAATGCTTTTCTGTGACGCATCTTGCTGTGGAGAAAAAAGCCCTGCTGGCTTGTTTATTGCCGGTTTAGGTTGATCTGTATAAAACGACAGATATAAATCATTGTTAATTGTATTAAGTCCTTTATAATTAATTGATTGACAGGGGCGAGGGTGTTGGTTTGAAATTGTCTTATACAGAAAGCAACTTTCTGCCTTTTTCGGATTAGGCAGATCAGTCTAAACATTGTTCACCCGCCCTGCGGTCGGGTGAACGTGGCCGCGGATCGGGCATCCGCCTGTCCGCCCGCAGGCGGGCGAACAAGCGGCTGGAGCAGACACTCCGCACCGAAAAATAAATTTTCCGCCGCGGAGCACTGCTCATCCGCGGCCACGTTAGCTTCTAAATCATATGAAATGAGGTTAATATAATGTGGAAAATGGCCTCTATAAAAGATTATCCAGCAATTTTCAAATTTATAAAGGAAAATGAATTTCTAATTGATTTCCAAATTACCAATTCTTCAATTGGTTTTAGAGAATACATGGATATGGCTATAAAAAATGGTGGTTTTATCGTTGATATAGTTAGTGATAAAATAGAAGGAGTGTCTATGTATACTATAGGAACACGTGTTAATAATTTTAGCGACACAGAAACTGGTTGCATTGTATTGATTTTGCTATCCCCACAAAAAAAAGCCTTCGGCTTTATCACTGGATTATTATCGATTCTACACAAAATGCGCAGCCACGATGTAAGGTTTGTAGAGTTCAAAGTAAATGAGTACCAAAAAAAATTAATAAAATTATATACTAAATTTGCGGATGTGGTAGGAGAGCAAAAGAATTTAGCAGGGAACAATTCAGTTTTATTCTATACGCCAATAGATAGTATTTTTAATAGACTCTCACACTATGCTGATAGAATAAAAAAGGATATCATTTAAAATGGAAACAGAATATGTTTTTGCCGTAATTGGTGCTTGCGCTACAGTCGCAGCTCCCATACTTGCATTATACCTTCAAAGGTATTTTGATAACAGGCCATACAAATCAATCGACAGCTCTAAAAAGGCAATTTGTGGTAATTGGAATGGCAGTATAATGCAGAATGTTCTTGGTAATGATGAATGCATCCCAATCGAAATTAATTTCAGAACAAAAGGGAAAAAACTTATTGCGGATTTAATGGTTACTTATAAGGCTCAGTTGATTCATTTAGTGGCCTCTGGCAATTTTCCTTCCGATAGATACATATCACTGAATTATCGTAATAAAAAAGATACGACATTGCAATTTGGTTCAATAATTGCAGCTCTTAATGCTAAAGGCGATATGATTACCGGATTATACGCTGGATATGGGTCAACTAATGAAAGAATTATTTCAGGGAAAATATCTCTTTCAAAAATAAATAGCTAACCTTATGCTTTACTCGGATTGGGGCCACGCTGCCGCTTTGCCCCAACCGGTAAGCATGGCGTTCACCCGCCCTGCGGCCACGTTCGGCGAGAGGAGATAGATATGGCATTCACGATTACAGAATACTGTGACGTACGGGATCGAGCTCTAGCGATTGGGCTAAACAAGCCCGAGGGGCTTGCCCTGCTCCCTCGCAATTTCGACACGGCTTCAGCGCGTGATGACCTGCTCCATGAGAGTGCTGTCCACACGGTGCGCATCCTGTTTCGGGAAAACGACATCCCAGAAACCAGAGTCGAGCCCGAAGGCCACAAGATAGCATGCATACAAGAGAACGAATTTGCACTCGTACTGCCAACGCTCTTCGTGGGCGCACTCTTGCTGAGCCAGAATCCTCATCTTCTATCGCTTGCTCTGAACGTGATTGCGAACTATGCCACAGACTTCTTCAAGGGGCTCCCCGGGCGTAACAAGGTTGTTCTGGACGTTGTCGTGGAGGACAAGACCCAGAAACGCTCCAAGAAGATCCACTATGACGGCGCAATCGACGGGCTCAAGGAGATCAACGAGATCGCTGGAAAGGTGTTCACCGATGAAGAACCCCATTGAATCATTCAGAGACCATTTCAACGATGTGGTTGAGGAGGTCCAGCGGTTCGCTGTATTCGTCCGAGCAATTGAGTTCCAGCAGCAGAGCGTTGCCAAGCTCGAAACACTTTTGGATGAGTGCACGAAGGCCAAGGAGAAGGCGATCGCGGAACAATCCGAGGATGCTGCGAACGCTTATCTGTCCTTCGAGTTCATGGCGAAGGCCCTGATAGAAGAATTCCGATTCTATCTCGCACTAAAGGCAGATAACCCAGATTCGGCATGGGATCATCTTGTC
Coding sequences:
- a CDS encoding ABC transporter ATP-binding protein translates to MEPLLTIEHLWFSFSPTGAPLFEELDLRVETGDFVLLRGVSGSGKSTLLRLICRLQPFSKGRILFKGVPVDALKPPELRRQVLYVAQIPSMIDDTVKANLLFPFSFSVNSDKQAPDDHELIRMLSDFYLQDITLQQPALNLSVGQQQRVALMRALLQQPEILLLDEPTSALDADSAAMVFSIIETLNREKGMTIICVTHSDYRPETVEPALYILKNRTFHRL
- a CDS encoding ABC transporter permease, whose amino-acid sequence is MNNLPVEISFWQLLLGLVFIFIAQITSLLYHLGLNRDITVGTIRTFAQLFLMGYVLTFIFQLENVWLTLLVFSIMVISASFIVKGRVREKRIPYLLPTILTMFISYFATAFFVSGIIIGVDPWWEPRYFLPFGGMVIGNSMSALAIAIERLFSEMRQQKNMIEARLCLGANYKEASAEMLRNAISAGMIPSINAMMGVGLVFIPGMMAGQVLAGADPLQAVRYQIVIMLMLVGSTAMTSFITIRIIRKRCFGRGEELLLSLSR
- the lgt gene encoding prolipoprotein diacylglyceryl transferase yields the protein MLSWWQNLPSGMDPIIFTVGGFPVRWYGMMYILAFAVVYILTRYRIKNEQLPYSPAFVGDALTWAMVGVLLGGRIGYLLFYSFPEFIANPLGSIIPVSFSGGCSFSGIAGMSYHGGAIGVIIALMLFTRNRKVPFLKTIDLFITALPLGYTFGRIGNFINGELYGRVTDAAIGMYFPSAPGFALRHPSQLYEAFFEGIVLFVILWTIRKQSPYPGFLSGIYLFGYGFVRFFIEFYREPDAHLGFVFMQFSMGQLLCLAMMAAGIGVLLASKQLSLAGQRKQ
- a CDS encoding ATP citrate lyase citrate-binding domain-containing protein encodes the protein MAKILEGSAMKFFNKWGIPVPNYVVVMDPNRLAQLGEANKWLRESKLVVKAHEAIGGRFKLGLVKLGLNLEEAVEASREMIGRKIGTAEIRQVIVAEMLDHDEEYYVSIAGNPDGAELLLSSKGGVDIEDNWDTVQRIHIPIDETPSLEALTDLATKAGFGDQEIAERVAKIASRLILCYDNEDAQSIEINPLVIRKSDMRFAALDAVMNVDWDARFRHPDWDFKPVSEIGRPFTEAEQQIMDIDSRIKGSVKFVEVPGGEVALLTAGGGASVFYADAVVARGGSIANYAEYSGAPPDWAVEALTETLCQLPNIKHIIVGGAIANFTDVKATFGGIINGLRESKANGYLDGVKIWVRRGGPNESEGLAAISKLKDEGFDIHVYDRNIPMTDIVDMAMNV
- a CDS encoding ATP-binding protein gives rise to the protein MKLDQERLGSFYLGAEYNPETGKRLEQPVHYDARDLTTHALCVGMTGSGKTGLCIGLLEEAALDHIPTIMIDPKGDITNLLLQFPDMKPEDFEPWINEDDARRKGMSRQEYAADTAETWRNGLADWGIGPERIQMLKESSGLTIYTPGSDAGVPISILGSLKSPKLSFEEHGEAIRERITGTVSALLGLTGIKADRIRSREAILLAAIFDHFWRQGEDIDLQRLILSIQTPPLRQIGVFDTDTFFPEKERFDMALAFNNLLASPGFQGWLEGESLDIDTLMYSAEGKPRQSIFYLAHLNESERMFFVTLLLENMLTWMRAQSGTTSLRALLYFDEVFGFLPPVSEPSSKRPLMTMLKQARAFGLGCVLVTQNPVDVDYKALTNTGTWFIGKLQAERDKARVLEGLKNAISQAGGNGDAVDYDALITGLGSRVFLMHNIHEDKPVIFHTRWAMSYLRGPLTRPQVRRLMDEAGREASPKRAPGPSTSLPSRSAKAALASHEPPAGYSASAPVLGASLRPLFLPVRISRDEAVAAVNEEHRGGLQHIDAVLLYEPALLGDADVHFFDKKRGIQEKTRTRLLLPLHAADDAPDWNDADSIPLDEHRLEGEPGVFEPEEGPFFGAVPQSVNSSREMSGMQKKLADMLYYSAKQQINVHPDLDIFQHPDETQRNFLIRLQQAARERRDQQVDKLEEKYAKQIHRLQDKLRKEERELAEDEMEHQNRRNSELIGIGETVLGFFMGRRSTRGVSGALNRRRMTAKAKADIEESHEEIALLEEEIRDLQSAMESEVKQITSRWENVEQELVSEELSPRRTDIDVHRVTLVWRPYWRMSFDNGSGAHNTTIPACEL